One segment of Leptospirillum ferrooxidans C2-3 DNA contains the following:
- a CDS encoding MarR family winged helix-turn-helix transcriptional regulator: MHMAKDNGCNAGEGEPNPLRHQLMKLFWMLGPAYIRWAESIMEMDGHTPKRMYLMGLLFEYGPMMMSNIKDRLGVTATNVTALVDALEKEGMVERKPHPTDRRATIVSLSSKAEEFLTVNCFSFKDRVSELFSVFSVEEQEQFLSFLFRMRDVLIDKKILERKTRSFDSKEDHTPQNP; encoded by the coding sequence ATGCACATGGCCAAGGACAATGGCTGCAATGCCGGCGAAGGCGAACCCAATCCATTAAGACACCAGCTGATGAAACTGTTCTGGATGCTGGGTCCCGCCTATATCCGCTGGGCTGAATCGATTATGGAGATGGATGGGCACACTCCCAAAAGGATGTACCTGATGGGGCTTCTTTTCGAATATGGCCCGATGATGATGAGCAACATCAAAGACCGGCTCGGAGTCACAGCCACCAATGTAACAGCCTTGGTCGACGCTTTGGAAAAAGAGGGAATGGTCGAGCGAAAACCTCACCCAACCGACCGGCGGGCAACCATCGTTTCACTGTCATCCAAAGCCGAGGAGTTCCTGACGGTCAACTGTTTTTCCTTCAAGGACAGGGTCTCAGAATTGTTTTCTGTCTTTTCTGTCGAGGAGCAGGAACAGTTTCTCTCGTTCCTTTTTCGGATGCGGGATGTTTTGATCGATAAAAAAATCCTTGAGAGAAAAACGAGATCCTTCGATTCGAAAGAGGACCACACGCCTCAAAACCCCTGA
- a CDS encoding efflux RND transporter periplasmic adaptor subunit, which produces MDSKKNGKLRIAILVAVILVGGVSIAEKKGWLALMGGEKTSPAMMGMPVPVQRGVRKTVSLYKDYVGTTEAIRNVALQAMVTGYLKDQLIPDGSDVRKGMLIYRIDQRNYRAALAQAQAQVDRDNASFEYARANQKRNALMVVNGDVSKDVFQQSTSVMHQAASTILADKAALALAKINMGYTEIRAPFSGRLSRSLVYTGNLIGSGTQINTLVQLDPIYATFNPPESDLADILKNRSAGKMPATVRLAGNHQKTYNGTLSFLDNVIDRQTGTITARVTIPNAQKTLIPGEWVHVRLHIGDRQNALMIPQIAVGSNQVGKFVYVVSRDNKVEIRFVVLGVMEGDLIEAVKGLSDSDRIIVGNQQKIGPGMPVVPMEKVSNSHV; this is translated from the coding sequence ATGGATAGCAAAAAAAATGGAAAGCTTCGTATAGCCATTCTCGTGGCGGTGATCCTTGTGGGAGGTGTCTCTATTGCAGAAAAGAAAGGATGGCTTGCGCTCATGGGAGGAGAAAAAACATCTCCCGCCATGATGGGAATGCCTGTTCCCGTCCAAAGGGGTGTGAGAAAAACGGTTTCTCTTTATAAAGATTATGTCGGGACGACAGAAGCCATCCGGAATGTCGCACTGCAGGCAATGGTCACCGGATATCTTAAAGATCAATTGATTCCGGATGGGTCCGATGTCAGGAAGGGAATGCTGATCTACCGGATTGACCAGAGAAACTATAGGGCAGCATTGGCTCAGGCTCAGGCTCAGGTGGACAGGGACAATGCTTCATTTGAATATGCAAGGGCCAATCAGAAAAGAAATGCGCTGATGGTTGTCAATGGAGATGTCTCAAAGGATGTTTTTCAGCAGTCGACAAGCGTGATGCATCAGGCGGCCTCCACCATTCTGGCGGACAAGGCCGCGCTTGCCCTTGCCAAGATCAACATGGGCTATACCGAGATCCGGGCTCCATTTTCCGGGAGGCTCAGCCGAAGCCTTGTTTACACTGGCAACTTGATTGGTTCAGGAACACAGATCAATACTCTTGTCCAACTCGATCCGATTTATGCCACGTTCAATCCGCCCGAGTCAGATCTGGCGGATATTTTAAAGAACAGGTCCGCTGGCAAGATGCCAGCCACTGTTCGTCTGGCCGGGAATCATCAGAAAACTTACAATGGAACCTTATCCTTTCTGGACAATGTGATTGACCGGCAGACAGGGACGATTACAGCAAGAGTCACCATTCCGAATGCACAAAAGACGCTGATCCCGGGAGAGTGGGTGCATGTTCGGCTCCATATCGGGGACCGACAGAACGCGCTCATGATTCCCCAGATAGCGGTCGGGTCGAATCAGGTCGGAAAGTTTGTCTATGTTGTTTCGAGAGACAACAAGGTTGAAATCCGATTTGTTGTTCTGGGTGTCATGGAGGGTGATTTGATCGAAGCCGTTAAAGGTCTTTCCGATAGTGACCGAATTATCGTTGGAAATCAGCAGAAGATCGGTCCGGGGATGCCGGTTGTTCCCATGGAGAAAGTCAGCAATTCTCACGTTTGA
- a CDS encoding efflux RND transporter permease subunit: protein MVNFFIKRPIFAASVAIIMVLTGLISFKLLPVSQFPEITPPQVTVSANYPGASAQVVADTVTTPLEQQISGVPGMSYMSSTSSNDGSSTITITFNVGYPIDIAAVDVQNRISQATPQLPAIVNQGGIIVQKKNPNFVLIVNLFSPDGSVDPITLSNYAYLQLVDPLKRLTGVSDAVIFGERRYSMRIWLDPDKLSRLGITAVDVQNAIAEQNVQVAAGKIGDAPAPKGTMFDYQVNATGRLSTPEEFGKIVLRAGTGSNATVRLRDVARIELGALQYTSSAHMDKKPTIVVGIFQTPGSNALELDRQVKAKMKELSKRFPKGIDYSIKYDTTMFVSASMKEVVITLIEALLLVVGVIFLFLQSWRTMVIAGIAIPVSLIGTLTIMEIVGFSLNTVSLLGMVLAIGLVVDDAIVVVENVERQLEHGVAPMEAVRNAMDEVTGPIIATSAVLGAVFVPVAFLPGITGQLYRQFALTIAISVGLSAFNSLTLTPALSAWLLRYQKPSELFFFRKFNEFFDRTRDRYAGMVRRAIDYRWYAMGVFLGGILMTYFLFVRVPETFLPVEDQGYFFVIIQLPDGASLERTDYVTKKVRDILLKTPGVQDVVSISGLNFLTFANQSNSAAEFAILKPWEERGSELTASMIVNSVRPKLFMIPESVVLSFDPPSIPGLGSTGGFEFEVEDLTGKGSRALDEATQSLMAEARKQREIEPRQVFTTFSTTTPQFDYDLDRSKAKLLGLSLPDVFNTLQIYLGSLYVNDFNLYGRTFRVTLQAENGARGNPGDLSRLYVRNVNGNMIPLDALGHLEPTVGPETVNHYNIYGSALINGGPSPGFSSGDAIAAMERAAQKTLSSDFGYEWTGITYQELKVGSIEKWVFAISLVFVFLFLAALYESWSMPFMVILVVPLAIFGAMVATWLRGKQVDVYSQIGFVMLIGLSAKNAILIVEFAKRLRERGLGIVEAAMEAGRLRLRPILMTAFAFILGVVPLMFASGAGAASRQSIGTTVFGGMLAATMLSLFFVPIFYAVIEGIREKAGLGDNASSPD from the coding sequence ATGGTGAATTTTTTTATCAAAAGACCCATTTTTGCGGCTTCTGTTGCGATCATAATGGTTTTGACCGGGCTGATTTCCTTCAAGCTTTTGCCGGTTTCGCAATTTCCGGAAATCACTCCTCCTCAGGTGACCGTTTCGGCCAACTACCCGGGCGCATCCGCCCAGGTTGTTGCCGATACCGTTACGACTCCTCTTGAGCAACAGATCAGCGGTGTTCCCGGTATGTCCTATATGTCCTCGACAAGCTCGAATGACGGTAGCTCGACGATTACGATCACCTTCAATGTCGGCTACCCGATTGATATTGCAGCGGTTGATGTCCAAAACAGGATTTCCCAGGCAACTCCACAGCTTCCGGCCATTGTGAATCAGGGCGGGATTATCGTCCAGAAGAAAAATCCAAATTTTGTTCTGATCGTCAATCTGTTCTCTCCTGACGGCTCGGTTGATCCCATTACACTGAGCAACTATGCCTATCTTCAACTCGTTGATCCACTGAAACGACTGACCGGTGTGAGCGATGCTGTGATCTTTGGGGAGAGACGCTACTCCATGAGGATCTGGCTGGATCCAGACAAGCTCTCACGTCTGGGGATAACCGCAGTAGATGTTCAAAATGCCATTGCCGAGCAGAATGTTCAGGTAGCCGCGGGAAAAATAGGAGATGCTCCGGCGCCCAAGGGAACGATGTTCGATTATCAGGTCAATGCGACAGGCCGGCTGAGCACTCCTGAGGAGTTCGGCAAGATTGTCCTGAGGGCGGGAACGGGTAGCAATGCAACCGTCAGACTGAGGGATGTTGCCAGAATTGAACTGGGAGCTCTCCAGTACACGTCGTCCGCCCACATGGACAAAAAGCCAACCATTGTCGTCGGTATTTTTCAGACGCCCGGATCGAATGCCCTGGAGCTTGATCGTCAGGTCAAAGCGAAAATGAAGGAGCTTTCAAAAAGATTTCCCAAGGGGATTGATTATTCCATCAAGTATGACACCACCATGTTCGTTTCGGCTTCGATGAAAGAGGTTGTCATCACCCTGATCGAGGCATTGCTCCTCGTGGTTGGAGTCATTTTTCTCTTTCTGCAGAGCTGGAGAACAATGGTCATTGCCGGCATTGCGATTCCGGTTTCCCTGATCGGGACACTGACCATCATGGAGATCGTCGGTTTTTCCCTGAACACGGTCAGTCTTCTTGGAATGGTTCTGGCGATTGGGCTGGTTGTGGATGATGCGATTGTTGTTGTCGAAAACGTCGAACGTCAGCTTGAGCATGGGGTGGCTCCTATGGAAGCAGTCCGCAATGCCATGGATGAGGTGACAGGGCCCATTATTGCCACCTCCGCAGTTTTGGGAGCTGTTTTTGTGCCGGTCGCTTTTCTTCCAGGAATCACCGGACAGCTTTATCGTCAGTTTGCTCTCACGATTGCCATTTCCGTTGGTCTTTCTGCCTTCAACTCCCTGACGCTCACGCCAGCTCTTTCGGCATGGCTTTTGCGCTATCAGAAGCCATCGGAACTCTTTTTCTTCCGGAAATTCAACGAGTTTTTTGATCGGACTCGTGACCGGTATGCCGGTATGGTTCGCCGGGCGATCGATTACCGATGGTATGCGATGGGAGTCTTTCTGGGTGGAATCCTCATGACCTATTTTCTTTTTGTCAGAGTTCCGGAAACCTTTTTGCCGGTTGAGGATCAGGGGTACTTCTTTGTCATTATTCAGTTGCCTGACGGGGCTTCCCTTGAGCGAACGGATTATGTGACCAAAAAGGTCCGGGACATCCTCCTCAAAACTCCCGGAGTACAGGATGTGGTCTCGATATCCGGCCTGAACTTTCTGACGTTTGCAAATCAGTCCAACAGTGCTGCCGAGTTTGCCATTTTGAAGCCATGGGAGGAAAGGGGAAGCGAACTGACTGCCTCAATGATTGTCAATTCGGTTCGGCCCAAACTTTTCATGATTCCTGAATCTGTTGTCCTTAGCTTTGATCCACCCTCGATTCCCGGGTTGGGATCAACAGGTGGCTTTGAATTTGAGGTTGAGGACCTCACGGGAAAGGGAAGTCGAGCACTTGATGAAGCAACCCAGTCTCTCATGGCTGAAGCCAGAAAACAGCGGGAAATTGAACCCCGTCAGGTTTTCACGACATTTTCCACAACGACACCGCAATTTGACTATGATCTGGACCGCAGCAAGGCCAAGCTTCTGGGGCTCTCGCTTCCGGATGTTTTCAATACCCTCCAGATTTATCTGGGATCTCTTTATGTGAATGATTTCAACCTCTATGGAAGGACCTTCAGGGTGACCCTCCAGGCTGAAAACGGGGCGAGGGGAAACCCCGGAGACCTTTCACGACTCTATGTCCGAAATGTAAACGGAAACATGATTCCACTCGATGCGCTTGGACATCTTGAGCCAACGGTCGGTCCGGAAACGGTCAACCATTACAATATCTACGGCTCTGCTCTTATCAATGGTGGTCCGTCGCCAGGATTCAGCTCGGGCGATGCTATTGCCGCGATGGAGAGGGCTGCCCAAAAAACCCTTTCTTCCGATTTTGGATATGAATGGACAGGAATTACCTATCAGGAGCTGAAGGTCGGCTCTATTGAAAAATGGGTTTTTGCCATTTCCCTGGTGTTTGTCTTTTTGTTTCTGGCGGCACTTTATGAGAGCTGGTCGATGCCTTTTATGGTGATCCTGGTCGTTCCACTGGCGATTTTTGGAGCGATGGTCGCGACATGGTTGCGTGGCAAACAGGTGGATGTTTATTCCCAGATCGGTTTTGTGATGCTCATTGGATTGTCGGCCAAAAATGCCATTTTGATCGTGGAGTTCGCCAAGCGTCTGAGGGAGCGTGGTCTTGGCATTGTTGAGGCTGCCATGGAAGCAGGAAGGCTGCGTCTTCGCCCCATCCTGATGACGGCATTTGCGTTCATTCTTGGGGTTGTTCCACTGATGTTTGCATCCGGAGCTGGAGCCGCAAGCCGTCAGTCGATCGGAACGACCGTTTTCGGCGGAATGCTGGCAGCCACCATGTTGAGCCTTTTCTTTGTTCCTATCTTCTACGCAGTCATCGAAGGTATTCGTGAAAAAGCAGGTTTGGGTGATAACGCTTCTTCACCTGATTGA
- a CDS encoding YgaP family membrane protein: MPVNEGTVDRVVRVVLGVVLIALVYVGPKTPWGWIGLLPLITGITGRCGLYKVLGFNTCPLNSKKD; encoded by the coding sequence ATGCCCGTCAATGAAGGAACTGTTGATCGCGTTGTAAGGGTTGTTTTGGGGGTTGTTCTGATCGCATTGGTGTATGTTGGTCCCAAGACTCCATGGGGTTGGATCGGTCTTCTCCCATTAATCACAGGAATTACCGGGCGCTGTGGCTTGTACAAGGTTCTTGGTTTCAATACGTGCCCGTTAAATTCCAAAAAAGATTGA
- a CDS encoding aminotransferase class I/II-fold pyridoxal phosphate-dependent enzyme codes for MEFNRINSLPPYVFSIVNDLKTAARRRGEDIIDLGMGNPDLPTPMSIVDKLVEAARNPRNHRYSASKGIPKLREAICGLYNRHYGVTLDPETEAVVTIGSKEGIAHLALATMEPGDKVLVPNPTYPIHAFAFSLAGAEVLRYPMNPEGDHKADVLEAIENAGPGLKAVLLCYPHNPTTMTVPDGLFERVVELAHERNFFVIHDLAYADITFGGYRAPSFLEVPGAKEVGAEFFTLSKSYNMPGWRVGFLVGNKQIVGALTRLKSYLDYGMFQPIQIASIHALNNHDQTPQKISAVYEKRCKVLVDGLNRAGWSVTMPKGSMFVWAKIPQIHRHMGSVEFAKLLMSEAQVGVSPGVGFGSAGDDHVRFALVENESRIRQATMNIRRFLVKSELSGAEHAL; via the coding sequence ATGGAGTTCAACCGCATAAATAGTCTTCCCCCTTACGTTTTCAGTATTGTCAATGATCTAAAGACTGCCGCCAGAAGAAGGGGCGAAGACATCATCGATCTCGGTATGGGAAATCCCGATCTCCCCACACCCATGTCGATCGTTGACAAGCTCGTTGAGGCTGCAAGGAATCCCAGAAATCATCGCTATTCAGCATCGAAGGGTATTCCCAAACTGAGAGAGGCCATCTGTGGCCTTTACAACCGGCATTATGGGGTGACTCTCGATCCGGAGACAGAGGCTGTTGTCACAATCGGATCAAAAGAAGGGATTGCACATCTGGCTTTGGCAACCATGGAGCCGGGAGACAAGGTTCTTGTCCCGAATCCAACCTATCCGATTCACGCGTTTGCCTTTTCTCTTGCCGGCGCCGAAGTTCTCCGCTATCCGATGAATCCCGAGGGGGATCATAAGGCAGATGTTCTTGAAGCCATTGAAAATGCCGGTCCCGGACTCAAGGCAGTTCTTCTTTGTTATCCTCATAATCCCACCACGATGACCGTTCCGGATGGGCTGTTCGAACGAGTTGTCGAACTTGCCCACGAGCGAAACTTTTTCGTGATCCACGACTTGGCGTATGCGGATATCACCTTCGGGGGGTATCGTGCTCCAAGCTTTCTTGAAGTCCCCGGAGCAAAGGAAGTCGGCGCCGAGTTCTTCACCCTTTCCAAATCCTATAACATGCCGGGATGGAGAGTCGGTTTCCTGGTGGGAAACAAGCAGATCGTTGGGGCTCTTACAAGGTTGAAGAGCTATCTTGACTACGGTATGTTCCAGCCGATCCAGATCGCAAGCATTCATGCGCTGAACAACCATGACCAGACACCGCAGAAGATTTCTGCCGTCTACGAAAAACGCTGCAAGGTGCTGGTTGACGGTTTGAATCGCGCAGGATGGTCTGTGACGATGCCGAAGGGTTCGATGTTTGTATGGGCAAAAATTCCCCAAATCCACAGGCACATGGGTTCGGTTGAGTTTGCAAAGCTTTTGATGTCGGAGGCGCAGGTCGGTGTTTCTCCCGGAGTCGGTTTCGGAAGCGCAGGAGATGATCATGTCCGATTCGCCCTTGTGGAAAATGAAAGCCGGATTCGTCAGGCGACAATGAATATCCGGAGATTCCTGGTGAAATCAGAATTATCGGGAGCTGAACATGCGCTATAA
- a CDS encoding acyl-CoA thioesterase: protein MISKTEFRVRYSETDGQRRAHHSHFPVWFEMGRADFCRSSGFNYREMEDNGLFLVVARLSCRYAAPLEYDDLVCVETWLSSISRKIMTFDYLVRNLSTGQIAGSGSTTLVCVDPKGDPRSFPEGVLELLSPKVLKSEDLPTNSRADSSVGRAQLLHS, encoded by the coding sequence ATGATTTCAAAGACGGAATTTCGTGTCAGATATTCTGAAACTGACGGCCAAAGAAGGGCTCATCATTCCCATTTTCCAGTATGGTTTGAGATGGGCCGGGCCGATTTTTGCAGAAGTTCTGGATTCAATTACAGGGAAATGGAGGACAACGGACTTTTTCTGGTTGTCGCCCGATTGTCCTGCCGATATGCCGCCCCGCTTGAATACGATGATCTGGTTTGTGTCGAAACATGGCTTTCATCCATTTCAAGAAAAATCATGACGTTTGATTATCTGGTCCGAAACCTGTCGACTGGGCAAATAGCCGGTTCAGGATCAACGACCTTGGTTTGCGTCGACCCAAAAGGCGATCCAAGATCCTTCCCGGAAGGTGTCTTGGAACTATTGTCTCCAAAAGTCTTGAAGTCTGAAGACCTTCCCACCAATTCAAGGGCGGATAGCTCAGTCGGTAGAGCGCAGCTCTTACACAGCTGA
- a CDS encoding efflux transporter outer membrane subunit: MSINKFSFFFPPAVFTFLLLFSGCAVGPDFHTPAPPKATTYTKSPLGTQTVYTDKGDIVQRFRTGKDIPGQWWKLFHSKSLNNLIDQALKVNPTLQAAEGSLLSAMENVSAGQGAYAPSVTGNLSTVQQYFNGSAFGAPQLSSLFTLNTGSLSVSYPLDLFGGIRRQVESLKAQEDYQRFQLEAAYLTLTSNIVLVAIQEASLREQIKATRQIIQVLKQELIIVKRQFEVGSLSRSSVYSQATLLAQEEATLPPLEKQLSIERHQMAVYLGRFPSEKIGANFHLDDLTLPDELPVSLPSKLVEQRPDIRSAEAQLHSASAQVGVATANMFPQISLTGQYGSESIAGYFSPGSQFWSYGPSLTQPIFQAGTLLHKKRAAVAIFQQTKAQYKNAVLQAFQNVADSLRALEADAETQNAQMVAFVAASESLKISERQFNVGAIGYPGLFNAQQSYEQARINLVLAKASRYSDTVALFQSLGGGWWNLAKATPKGVGLPKKQLAKNSSKK; this comes from the coding sequence GTGAGTATAAACAAATTTTCTTTCTTTTTCCCTCCGGCGGTTTTTACCTTTTTATTGCTTTTTTCCGGTTGTGCAGTGGGTCCTGATTTTCATACTCCAGCTCCCCCTAAAGCAACCACTTATACGAAGTCACCACTAGGAACTCAGACTGTTTACACGGATAAGGGTGATATTGTCCAGCGTTTCAGGACAGGGAAGGACATTCCCGGACAATGGTGGAAACTGTTTCACTCGAAATCCTTGAACAATCTGATCGACCAGGCACTGAAGGTCAATCCGACACTCCAGGCGGCGGAAGGGTCACTTCTTTCCGCGATGGAAAATGTTTCTGCGGGGCAGGGAGCCTATGCACCTTCTGTAACCGGAAATTTGTCGACTGTTCAGCAATATTTTAATGGATCTGCTTTTGGTGCACCCCAGTTGTCCTCCCTGTTCACACTCAATACCGGTTCTTTAAGTGTTTCCTATCCTTTGGATCTCTTTGGGGGAATCAGGCGACAGGTCGAGTCCCTGAAAGCCCAGGAAGACTATCAGCGATTTCAGCTCGAGGCAGCCTATCTGACCCTGACATCCAATATTGTCCTTGTCGCTATCCAGGAAGCCTCTCTCCGGGAGCAAATCAAGGCAACCCGTCAAATTATTCAGGTTTTGAAACAGGAACTTATTATTGTCAAACGTCAATTTGAAGTCGGTTCTCTTTCCCGCTCTTCGGTTTACTCCCAGGCAACGCTTCTTGCACAAGAAGAAGCGACACTTCCTCCTCTCGAAAAACAGTTGTCGATCGAGCGCCATCAGATGGCGGTTTATCTGGGGAGATTTCCCAGCGAAAAAATTGGCGCGAACTTTCACCTGGATGATTTGACGTTACCCGACGAATTACCTGTCAGCCTTCCGTCCAAACTGGTGGAACAGCGTCCCGATATTCGGTCGGCGGAGGCTCAACTCCATTCCGCAAGTGCCCAGGTTGGGGTTGCGACAGCAAACATGTTTCCCCAGATTTCCCTGACAGGGCAATATGGTAGCGAAAGCATTGCCGGCTATTTTTCTCCGGGAAGCCAATTCTGGAGCTATGGTCCTTCCCTGACGCAGCCCATTTTTCAGGCGGGGACACTTCTTCATAAGAAGAGGGCGGCTGTGGCGATCTTTCAGCAGACAAAAGCCCAGTACAAAAACGCAGTCCTTCAGGCATTCCAGAATGTTGCAGACTCTCTTCGGGCGCTCGAAGCAGATGCGGAAACGCAAAATGCCCAGATGGTCGCTTTTGTCGCGGCCTCTGAAAGCCTGAAGATCTCCGAGCGCCAGTTCAATGTGGGCGCGATTGGCTATCCTGGACTTTTCAATGCGCAGCAAAGCTATGAGCAAGCGAGAATCAATCTGGTTCTGGCCAAGGCAAGTCGTTATTCCGATACGGTCGCCTTATTCCAGTCTCTTGGGGGAGGATGGTGGAATCTTGCAAAGGCAACTCCCAAGGGAGTGGGGCTCCCCAAAAAACAATTGGCTAAAAATTCTTCAAAAAAATAA
- a CDS encoding SMP-30/gluconolactonase/LRE family protein: MNKSKHPKGRGIRSIKTAAVAVSLGIGMTLMAGQAFQAQAVSLKTIAGSFHERGDNDGNGASARFEFPQGIVAAPDGSIYVADTGNDMIRKITMSSGTGTVETIAGVNHHARFRDGAGAAARFNNPEGLAISPDGKTLYVADSRNNRIRKIDLATKTVSTLAGHAFASGNDGIGDHAGFAQPRGLAISPDGKTLYIGDSGNNMIRKMDLTTLQVTTLAGQGALVPGHADGVGTQATFLEPRGLAISPDGQILYIADTRNHLIRKLVLATNSVSTLAGHPGFPGTLNGPGPDAYFYDPMMLAIDGNKLYVCDAANADLRLIDLNSDTVSTVAGATINGGVPIKGREDGDGTLGHFEFPGAVTIYHGVLYVTDTPADTIRSVSF, translated from the coding sequence TTGAACAAGAGCAAACATCCGAAGGGAAGGGGCATTCGGTCAATCAAGACGGCAGCCGTAGCTGTCTCTCTCGGTATCGGCATGACGCTGATGGCGGGGCAGGCATTTCAGGCTCAGGCTGTCAGCTTGAAAACGATCGCAGGCTCTTTTCATGAGCGAGGAGACAATGACGGTAACGGGGCTTCAGCAAGATTTGAATTTCCCCAAGGCATTGTAGCAGCTCCAGATGGTTCGATTTATGTGGCTGACACCGGTAATGACATGATCAGAAAGATCACGATGAGCTCCGGGACTGGCACTGTCGAAACCATTGCAGGCGTTAACCATCATGCCCGTTTTCGTGACGGTGCGGGCGCAGCTGCAAGGTTCAACAACCCTGAAGGCCTTGCCATCTCTCCCGATGGGAAGACCCTTTATGTTGCAGACTCCAGAAATAACCGTATCCGGAAGATTGATCTGGCGACCAAAACCGTATCAACCCTTGCCGGCCATGCTTTTGCCAGCGGCAATGACGGTATCGGGGATCATGCAGGTTTTGCCCAGCCCCGCGGATTGGCCATCTCTCCCGACGGGAAGACCCTTTATATCGGGGATTCAGGAAACAACATGATCCGCAAGATGGATCTGACCACACTGCAGGTGACGACTCTTGCCGGTCAGGGAGCTCTTGTTCCAGGACATGCTGATGGAGTTGGGACCCAGGCAACCTTTCTTGAGCCTCGTGGCCTTGCCATCTCTCCCGATGGTCAAATCCTTTATATTGCAGACACTCGCAATCACTTGATCCGAAAGCTCGTTTTGGCAACCAATTCAGTCTCAACTCTTGCGGGTCATCCTGGTTTCCCGGGGACACTGAACGGTCCTGGTCCGGATGCGTATTTCTATGATCCGATGATGCTTGCTATTGATGGCAACAAACTTTATGTCTGTGATGCTGCCAATGCTGATCTTCGCTTGATTGACCTGAACTCGGATACTGTTTCGACAGTAGCCGGAGCAACGATCAACGGTGGAGTTCCGATCAAGGGTCGCGAAGATGGTGACGGGACACTTGGACATTTCGAGTTTCCTGGAGCCGTTACGATCTATCACGGAGTCCTTTACGTGACAGACACTCCAGCTGATACAATCCGGTCTGTTTCCTTCTGA
- a CDS encoding adenylate/guanylate cyclase domain-containing protein, whose product MIKMPLFYKIFIFSLSIFLIAILEGDYLLENQIEGRIQVLLENETKMIALQMAKTIAAPLLLENRLQIENVLANPPAGSGISRLLILGMDKKIIADTREGVLNRKISDYLKSLRKGSTIRIIPDIDQGNDALLVTPILYAGIRIGTLLVIFSEDPVLAAQKDIRHSFLIISLFGAILSFFGALILSRMLSRPVRELHRATQAIGKGDLSVTVIPSSNDELGDLVLAFNGMITELKKSDALKNALTRYVSRDIAERVMEHPELIHVGGIRQKVVILFADIRGFSTLSENLPSEQVVTLLNEYYLPMFEIILSHSGYISNIMGDGIMVVFGIPEFLPSNPDSALKCAISLQSAIALESSKRVSEGSPVVEFGIGIHLGDCIVGNIGSGSRMEYTVVGQAVNIASRIESLSGPGEILISEDLKEALHGEIHCSPPQQVLLKGIESPVRILKVLEPG is encoded by the coding sequence ATGATAAAAATGCCATTATTTTACAAGATTTTCATCTTTTCACTTTCGATTTTTCTGATCGCGATTCTGGAAGGTGACTATTTACTCGAGAATCAGATTGAAGGGAGAATCCAGGTTCTCCTTGAAAATGAAACCAAAATGATCGCACTTCAGATGGCCAAAACGATTGCAGCTCCACTGCTCCTTGAAAATCGGCTGCAAATCGAAAATGTACTGGCCAATCCCCCCGCCGGCTCCGGAATCAGCCGCCTTCTCATACTCGGAATGGACAAAAAGATCATAGCGGATACAAGAGAAGGCGTTCTCAACAGGAAAATCTCTGATTACCTGAAATCTCTTCGGAAGGGTTCAACGATAAGGATCATCCCGGACATAGACCAGGGAAACGATGCACTTCTCGTAACACCGATCCTCTATGCTGGCATCAGAATCGGGACACTTCTCGTGATCTTCTCCGAAGATCCAGTTCTCGCTGCACAAAAAGACATTCGTCACTCCTTTTTGATCATCTCCCTTTTTGGAGCCATCCTTTCTTTTTTTGGAGCTCTCATCCTTTCCAGAATGCTCTCCAGACCTGTCAGGGAGCTTCACCGTGCCACACAGGCCATTGGAAAAGGAGATCTGTCCGTCACGGTGATTCCAAGCTCCAATGATGAGCTCGGGGATCTTGTCCTGGCCTTTAACGGAATGATCACTGAACTGAAAAAATCCGATGCGCTGAAAAATGCCCTCACACGTTATGTCTCCAGAGATATTGCCGAACGGGTCATGGAACATCCTGAACTCATCCATGTTGGAGGGATTCGCCAAAAGGTCGTCATCCTTTTTGCAGATATCAGGGGATTCAGCACCTTGTCCGAAAACCTGCCGTCAGAACAGGTCGTGACCCTTTTGAATGAATATTATCTTCCCATGTTCGAAATCATCCTGAGCCATTCCGGATACATCAGCAATATTATGGGCGACGGCATCATGGTCGTATTCGGAATTCCGGAATTTCTTCCTTCCAATCCCGATTCAGCATTAAAGTGTGCCATCTCCCTCCAATCGGCCATTGCCTTGGAATCTTCAAAAAGAGTATCGGAAGGGTCTCCCGTTGTTGAGTTTGGCATTGGGATACATCTGGGCGACTGCATCGTGGGAAATATCGGTTCAGGCAGTCGAATGGAGTATACTGTCGTGGGCCAGGCGGTCAATATCGCCTCACGGATTGAATCTCTGTCCGGACCGGGAGAAATCCTGATCTCCGAAGACCTGAAAGAAGCACTGCATGGAGAGATTCATTGCTCACCCCCTCAGCAGGTGCTTCTCAAAGGTATCGAGTCGCCTGTGAGAATCTTGAAAGTACTGGAGCCCGGGTAA